A genome region from Schistocerca nitens isolate TAMUIC-IGC-003100 chromosome 4, iqSchNite1.1, whole genome shotgun sequence includes the following:
- the LOC126252126 gene encoding uncharacterized protein LOC126252126: protein MADDTSTASEFTTRLREHIRQLRPTMPRNQLGRHSFVFAELDKCTHVFLRNDTVREPLQPPYDGPYLVVSRDTNTFRIMINSTPTTVAVDHMKPAFLDATDTTTTTEHKPEKTGEATRCVPIPHEHHNTQLTPVTATPRPTSSTTTPLPDTTTDTRDAPPGFKKEVVTRAGQRVKFNLRYH from the coding sequence ATGGCAGATGATACAAGCACAGCCTCAGAATTCACCACAAGATTAAGAGAGCATATACGCCAATTGAGACCAACAATGCCCAGAAACCAGCTTGGAAGACACTCGTTCGTTTTTGCAGAGCTAGACAAGTGCACGCATGTATTCTTACGCAATGATACTGTGCGTGAACCACTGCAGCCACCATATGACGGACCATATCTGGTAGTCAGTAGGGATACCAATACTTTCCGTATAATGATTAACAGTACACCCACCACAGTTGCAGTGGACCATATGAAGCCTGCATTTCTGGACGCAACAGACACCACAACTACCACTGAACACAAACcagagaagacaggagaagctACAAGATGTGTTCCTATACCCCATGAACACCACAACACTCAGCTAACACCAGTCACTGCAACACCAAGACCGACGTCGAGTACTACTACACCACTCCCTGACACAACCACTGACACACGTGACGCACCGCCCGgtttcaagaaagaagtagttacaagaGCTGGACAGCGTGTGAAATTCAATCTGCGGTATCATTAG